Proteins encoded together in one Oncorhynchus mykiss isolate Arlee chromosome 7, USDA_OmykA_1.1, whole genome shotgun sequence window:
- the LOC110528452 gene encoding ubiquitin-associated protein 2 isoform X1 produces the protein MSVRRVLIFLFCTYIVLYILYMMTSLGGDKARGTRDKVLPAATHTTQPQKQLQATAEQIRLAQMIYDKNDSDFEDKVNQLMEVTGKNQDECMVALHDCNEDVNRAINFLLESTSDTTSWETVGKKKPLAKEGPAEGKENREKRGGEREVSRGRGGSNRRGRGASNRSRQGERVRPEENGVEAVPVDRGSERGRRGGRGGRGECHLVALSHMFQSTLPVGSGGRGRGRVPAGSRFSAQGMGTFNPADYTAEQRTGTTQDDSWESGAINSTDGTVAWRSTLEDWAAEDWSEDLSETKVFTASSAPAPQNHIIPGQSLDHASMLQKPVGGEEAPSSQSLVFTNSHHHPARNGSAVGTGSTSYAHAALSSVLGAGFGDLGQSKRSQSSPGAQILEQLKGPGLGPLPSSQAAPPPSTQGTSSTSLGSRLPGLGVAPPVLPPPSTSSWDIKTPEPSTTTTSLTSHFSREFRLQPEPSLVLSHLVQRHGAPSLPLACQSSPPPAQSPSPSQGPPLAAIGAKPAPSAGPDPQGSSSLQQQHRVPQLKAQKRRIPPTSKIPSSAVEMPGSADIPGLNVQFGALDFGSEATLPDFGPVETCVSVASRAPAPQSQTNLYSKPLSESMGTPLSIPLPLSSSEPIYHSPSVAMPSLAPSAMGMVSSSTPSSSISSSVPSSSSTSPFVSLGSGYDCGPVAPHSRLAFSQSKEAPGPIMNGLNSVRTSAMDTSSASSTPKPESPSPSISTSSAPAPSALMPSSIPPHSSALPSLPHDMPSASLATLSSHGSSSHSSVLGSSSLTYTSVDSSVSSLAPSSGSYSTGQAPAQSLHQAQSLHQAQSLHQAQSLHQAQAQSLHQAQAQSLHQAQAQSLHQAQAQSLHQAQAQSLHQAPAQSLHQVNSSMAHIMGTMSHMNSMVSSMGGTSGLHASQALGLSANGTTAQSNLSSAPRTAPLLSSSTGKAHPNLSQGGPPLLPNQYIMGPGGLLPAYPQIYGYEDLHMLQSRLPMPSLQDYYGITFPGPTALSGRDGSLANNPYSGEVTKFGRGDSTSPAPPSNLSAQQQPQQGQTQAQPQPPQPQGQPQPQGHHSSQQQQAFLPPGYSYTGLPYYPGMPGAAFQYGHTMFMPQGQGPAKQHGVGLGNPSASPFQQQPSGYGQHTFSSGYEDLTQGQAGVDYSKGYSNSSQSQAKSAATGAGKGGISVTSGNTGIPEISGSVYNKTQSFDKQGFHTGTPPPFNLPSALGGPGGAPGGYAPAPFLHILQPAHQQPHSQMLHHHLAQDGQGGPSQRGQSSSIQQKSQVNKSSYGSSPYWGN, from the exons ATGTCCGTTCGTCGTGTTTTG ATTTTTCTATTTTGTACATACATtgttttgtatatactgtatatgatgaCCTCGTTGGGTGGCGACAAAGCCCGGGGCACTCGGGATAAAGTGCTGCCTGCTGCCACCCACACAACTCAACCACAGAAACAGCTCCAG GCGACCGCAGAGCAAATCCGGCTCGCCCAGATGATCTATGACAAGAACGATTCTGATTTTGAGGACAAAGTGAACCAG CTGATGGAGGTGACCGGAAAGAACCAGGACGAGTGCATGGTAGCGCTCCACGACTGCAACGAGGATGTTAACAGAGCCATCAACTTCCTTCTTGAGAGCACCTCTGACACG acCTCATGGGAGACAGTGGGGAAAAAGAAACCCCTAGCGAAGGAAGGCCCTGCGGAGGGCAAGGAGAAccgggagaagagaggaggagagagggaggtcagcAGGGGCCGCGGGGGAAGCAACCGGCGAGGCAGAGGGGCCAGCAATCGCAGCcgccagggggagagag TGCGGCCAGAGGAGAATGGTGTGGAAGCGGTCCCTGTGGACAGAGGGTCAGAGCGAGGCCGCAGGGgtgggagagggggtagaggtgaGTGTCATTTAGTGGCACTTTCTCATATGTTCCAGTCAACACTCCCAG TCGGATCTGGAGGCAGAGGAAGGGGCAGGGTGCCAGCGGGAAGCAGGTTCTCAGCCCAGGGAATGGG gaccttTAACCCAGCAGACTACACTGCAGAACAGAGGACAGGGACCACACAAGATGACTCCTGGGAGTCAGGAGCCATCAACAGCACAGACGGGACAG TGGCCTGGAGGAGTACTCTGGAGGACTGGGCTGCTGAGGACTGGAGCGAGGAT CTCTCTGAGACCAAAGTGTTCACTGCCTCAAGTGCACCGGCACCTCAGAACCACATCATACCTGGGCAAAG CCTGGACCATGCGTCTATGCTGCAGAAGCCAGTGGGAGGAGAAGAGGCACCCTCCTCTCAGAGCCTGGTCTTCACAAACTCCCACCATCACCCCGCCCGCAACGGGTCGGCCGTCGGCACAGGCAGTACCAGCTACGCACATGCCGCCCTG TCGTCAGTGCTGGGGGCAGGTTTTGGGGACCTGGGTCAGTCTAAGAGGAGTCAGTCCAGTCCAGGGGCCCAGATCTTGGAGCAGCTGAAGGGCCCAGGCCTgggtcctctcccctcctcccaggCAGCCCCCCCTCCCAGCACACAGGGGACCAGCAGCACCTCGCTGGGGAGTAGACTCCCAGGGTTAGGAGTAGCGCCCCCGGTCCTCCCTCCGCCTTCCACTTCCAGCTGGGACATCAAGACCCCAGAGCctagcaccaccaccacctcactcACCTCCCACTTCAgcc GGGAGTTTAGACTGCAGCCTGAGCCGTCCCTGGTGCTGAGCCATCTAGTCCAGAGACACGGCGCCCCCTCTCTGCCCCTGGCGTGCCAGTCCAGCCCCCCGCCAGCCCAATCCCCCTCCCCCAGCCAGGGACCCCCCCTGGCCGCCATCGGTGCCAAGCCTGCCCCCAGCGCAGGGCCGGACCCTCAGGGCAGCAGCTCGCTGCAGCAGCAGCACCGCGTTCCTCAACTAAAGGCTCAGAAACGAAGGATACCTCCCACCTCCAAG ATCCCTTCGTCGGCGGTGGAAATGCCCGGCTCTGCCGACATCCCCGGTCTCAACGTTCAGTTCGGAGCACTGGACTTTGGCTCGGAGGCCACCCTGCCGGACTTTGGCCCCGTGGAGACATGTGTCAGCGTGGCCTCCAGGGCCCCCGCCCCACAGAGCCAGACCAACCTCTATTCCAAACCCCTCAG TGAATCTATGGGCACCCCTCTTTCtattcccctccctctgtcctcctctgagCCCATCTACCACTCCCCGTCGGTGGCCATGCCCAGCCTCGCCCCCTCCGCTATGGGTATGGTcagctcctccactccctcctcctccatttcctcctcagtgccctcctcctcctccacttctcccttCGTCTCACTGGGAAGCGGTTATGACTGTGGGCCTGTGGCCCCTCACTCACGCCTGGCCTTCTCCCAGAGCAAAGAGGCCCCCGGACCAATCATG AACGGTCTGAACAGTGTGAGGACGTCTGCGATGGACA CTTCATCAGCCTCCTCCACTCCAAAGCCAGAATCTCCCTCTCCGAGCATCAGTACCAGCAGTGCTCCTGCCCCCTCTGCCCTCATGCCCTCCTCCATACCCCCCCACAGCTCAGCACTTCCCAGTCTGCCACATGACATGCCCTCTGCCAGCTTGGCCACACTGAGCAG tcatggcagcaGTAGTCATTCCTCAGTGCTCGGCTCCAGCTCTCTCACT TACACCAGTGTGGACAGTAGTGTGAGCTCTCTGGCGCCCTCGTCTGGCTCCTACTCAACTGGCCAGGCCCCGGCCCAGTCGCTGCACCAGGCCCAGTCGCTGCACCAGGCCCAGTCGCTGCACCAGGCTCAGTCGCTGCACCAGGCTCAGGCTCAGTCGCTGCACCAGGCTCAGGCTCAGTCGCTGCACCAGGCTCAGGCTCAGTCGCTGCACCAGGCCCAGGCTCAGTCGCTGCACCAGGCCCAGGCTCAGTCGCTGCACCAGGCCCCGGCCCAGTCTCTGCACCAGGTCAACAGCAGCATGGCTCACATCATGGGCACCATGAGCCACATGAACAGTATGGTCAGTAGCATGGGTGGCACCAGCGGGCTACACGCCAGCCAAGCACTGGGGCTCAGCGCCAATGGAACCACAGCCCAATCAAACCTCTCCTCGGCCCCCAGGACCGCACCACTGCTCTCCTCCTCAACTG GTAAAGCTCATCCTAACCTGTCCCAGGGAGGGCCCCCACTACTACCCAACCAGTACATCATGGGCCCAGGAGGCCTGCTGCCAGCCTACCCG CAGATCTATGGCTATGAGGACCTCCACATGCTGCAGTCCAGACTGCCTATG CCCTCTTTGCAGGATTATTATGGAATCACATTCCCTGGCCCCACAGCACTCTCTGGCAGAGATGGGAGCCTCGCCAATAACCCCTACTCAG GTGAAGTCACAAAGTTTGGCAGGGGTGACTCCACCTCCCCTGCACCCCCCAGCAACTTGTCAGCCCAACAGCAGCCCCAACAAGGCCAGACCCAGGCCCAGCCTCAACCCCCTCAGCCTCAAGGCCAGCCCCAGCCTCAGGGCCACCACAGCAGCCAGCAGCAGCAGGCCTTCCTCCCGCCGGGCTACAGCTACACGGGCCTGCCCTACTATCCCGGGATGCCCGGCGCTGCCTTCCAGTACGGCCACACCATGTTCATGCCCCAGGGACAAGGGCCAGCCAAACAGCATGGTGTGGGTCTGGGTAACCCCTCAGCAAGCCCCTTCCAGCAGCAGCCCAGCGGCTACGGCCAGCACACTTTTAGCTCAG GGTATGAGGACCTGACCCAGGGCCAAGCAGGGGTGGACTACAGCAAAGGCTACAGCAACTCATCCCAGAGTCAGGCCAAATCTGCTGCTACAGGTGCTGGTAAAG GCGGCATCTCTGTGACGTCAGGCAACACCGGGATCCCAGAAATCAGTGGCAGTGTTTACAACAAGACCCAG TCCTTTGATAAGCAGGGTTTCCATACGGGGACTCCCCCTCCCTTCAACCTGCCCTCAGCTCTGGGGGGTCCTGGAGGGGCCCCAGGGGGCTATGCTCCTGCCCCCTTCCTCCACATCCTGCAGCCTGCCCACCAGCAACCCCACTCCCAGATGCTGCACCATCACCTGGCTCAGGAcggacag GGCGGTCCTAGCCAGCGAGGCCAGTCTAGCAGCATCCAGCAGAAGAGCCAGGTCAACAAGTCCAGCTATGGCAGCTCCCCATACTGGGGCAACTGA
- the LOC110528452 gene encoding ubiquitin-associated protein 2 isoform X3 — protein sequence MMTSLGGDKARGTRDKVLPAATHTTQPQKQLQATAEQIRLAQMIYDKNDSDFEDKVNQLMEVTGKNQDECMVALHDCNEDVNRAINFLLESTSDTTSWETVGKKKPLAKEGPAEGKENREKRGGEREVSRGRGGSNRRGRGASNRSRQGERVRPEENGVEAVPVDRGSERGRRGGRGGRGECHLVALSHMFQSTLPVGSGGRGRGRVPAGSRFSAQGMGTFNPADYTAEQRTGTTQDDSWESGAINSTDGTVAWRSTLEDWAAEDWSEDLSETKVFTASSAPAPQNHIIPGQSLDHASMLQKPVGGEEAPSSQSLVFTNSHHHPARNGSAVGTGSTSYAHAALSSVLGAGFGDLGQSKRSQSSPGAQILEQLKGPGLGPLPSSQAAPPPSTQGTSSTSLGSRLPGLGVAPPVLPPPSTSSWDIKTPEPSTTTTSLTSHFSREFRLQPEPSLVLSHLVQRHGAPSLPLACQSSPPPAQSPSPSQGPPLAAIGAKPAPSAGPDPQGSSSLQQQHRVPQLKAQKRRIPPTSKIPSSAVEMPGSADIPGLNVQFGALDFGSEATLPDFGPVETCVSVASRAPAPQSQTNLYSKPLSESMGTPLSIPLPLSSSEPIYHSPSVAMPSLAPSAMGMVSSSTPSSSISSSVPSSSSTSPFVSLGSGYDCGPVAPHSRLAFSQSKEAPGPIMNGLNSVRTSAMDTSSASSTPKPESPSPSISTSSAPAPSALMPSSIPPHSSALPSLPHDMPSASLATLSSHGSSSHSSVLGSSSLTYTSVDSSVSSLAPSSGSYSTGQAPAQSLHQAQSLHQAQSLHQAQSLHQAQAQSLHQAQAQSLHQAQAQSLHQAQAQSLHQAQAQSLHQAPAQSLHQVNSSMAHIMGTMSHMNSMVSSMGGTSGLHASQALGLSANGTTAQSNLSSAPRTAPLLSSSTGKAHPNLSQGGPPLLPNQYIMGPGGLLPAYPQIYGYEDLHMLQSRLPMPSLQDYYGITFPGPTALSGRDGSLANNPYSGEVTKFGRGDSTSPAPPSNLSAQQQPQQGQTQAQPQPPQPQGQPQPQGHHSSQQQQAFLPPGYSYTGLPYYPGMPGAAFQYGHTMFMPQGQGPAKQHGVGLGNPSASPFQQQPSGYGQHTFSSGYEDLTQGQAGVDYSKGYSNSSQSQAKSAATGAGKGGISVTSGNTGIPEISGSVYNKTQSFDKQGFHTGTPPPFNLPSALGGPGGAPGGYAPAPFLHILQPAHQQPHSQMLHHHLAQDGQGGPSQRGQSSSIQQKSQVNKSSYGSSPYWGN from the exons atgatgaCCTCGTTGGGTGGCGACAAAGCCCGGGGCACTCGGGATAAAGTGCTGCCTGCTGCCACCCACACAACTCAACCACAGAAACAGCTCCAG GCGACCGCAGAGCAAATCCGGCTCGCCCAGATGATCTATGACAAGAACGATTCTGATTTTGAGGACAAAGTGAACCAG CTGATGGAGGTGACCGGAAAGAACCAGGACGAGTGCATGGTAGCGCTCCACGACTGCAACGAGGATGTTAACAGAGCCATCAACTTCCTTCTTGAGAGCACCTCTGACACG acCTCATGGGAGACAGTGGGGAAAAAGAAACCCCTAGCGAAGGAAGGCCCTGCGGAGGGCAAGGAGAAccgggagaagagaggaggagagagggaggtcagcAGGGGCCGCGGGGGAAGCAACCGGCGAGGCAGAGGGGCCAGCAATCGCAGCcgccagggggagagag TGCGGCCAGAGGAGAATGGTGTGGAAGCGGTCCCTGTGGACAGAGGGTCAGAGCGAGGCCGCAGGGgtgggagagggggtagaggtgaGTGTCATTTAGTGGCACTTTCTCATATGTTCCAGTCAACACTCCCAG TCGGATCTGGAGGCAGAGGAAGGGGCAGGGTGCCAGCGGGAAGCAGGTTCTCAGCCCAGGGAATGGG gaccttTAACCCAGCAGACTACACTGCAGAACAGAGGACAGGGACCACACAAGATGACTCCTGGGAGTCAGGAGCCATCAACAGCACAGACGGGACAG TGGCCTGGAGGAGTACTCTGGAGGACTGGGCTGCTGAGGACTGGAGCGAGGAT CTCTCTGAGACCAAAGTGTTCACTGCCTCAAGTGCACCGGCACCTCAGAACCACATCATACCTGGGCAAAG CCTGGACCATGCGTCTATGCTGCAGAAGCCAGTGGGAGGAGAAGAGGCACCCTCCTCTCAGAGCCTGGTCTTCACAAACTCCCACCATCACCCCGCCCGCAACGGGTCGGCCGTCGGCACAGGCAGTACCAGCTACGCACATGCCGCCCTG TCGTCAGTGCTGGGGGCAGGTTTTGGGGACCTGGGTCAGTCTAAGAGGAGTCAGTCCAGTCCAGGGGCCCAGATCTTGGAGCAGCTGAAGGGCCCAGGCCTgggtcctctcccctcctcccaggCAGCCCCCCCTCCCAGCACACAGGGGACCAGCAGCACCTCGCTGGGGAGTAGACTCCCAGGGTTAGGAGTAGCGCCCCCGGTCCTCCCTCCGCCTTCCACTTCCAGCTGGGACATCAAGACCCCAGAGCctagcaccaccaccacctcactcACCTCCCACTTCAgcc GGGAGTTTAGACTGCAGCCTGAGCCGTCCCTGGTGCTGAGCCATCTAGTCCAGAGACACGGCGCCCCCTCTCTGCCCCTGGCGTGCCAGTCCAGCCCCCCGCCAGCCCAATCCCCCTCCCCCAGCCAGGGACCCCCCCTGGCCGCCATCGGTGCCAAGCCTGCCCCCAGCGCAGGGCCGGACCCTCAGGGCAGCAGCTCGCTGCAGCAGCAGCACCGCGTTCCTCAACTAAAGGCTCAGAAACGAAGGATACCTCCCACCTCCAAG ATCCCTTCGTCGGCGGTGGAAATGCCCGGCTCTGCCGACATCCCCGGTCTCAACGTTCAGTTCGGAGCACTGGACTTTGGCTCGGAGGCCACCCTGCCGGACTTTGGCCCCGTGGAGACATGTGTCAGCGTGGCCTCCAGGGCCCCCGCCCCACAGAGCCAGACCAACCTCTATTCCAAACCCCTCAG TGAATCTATGGGCACCCCTCTTTCtattcccctccctctgtcctcctctgagCCCATCTACCACTCCCCGTCGGTGGCCATGCCCAGCCTCGCCCCCTCCGCTATGGGTATGGTcagctcctccactccctcctcctccatttcctcctcagtgccctcctcctcctccacttctcccttCGTCTCACTGGGAAGCGGTTATGACTGTGGGCCTGTGGCCCCTCACTCACGCCTGGCCTTCTCCCAGAGCAAAGAGGCCCCCGGACCAATCATG AACGGTCTGAACAGTGTGAGGACGTCTGCGATGGACA CTTCATCAGCCTCCTCCACTCCAAAGCCAGAATCTCCCTCTCCGAGCATCAGTACCAGCAGTGCTCCTGCCCCCTCTGCCCTCATGCCCTCCTCCATACCCCCCCACAGCTCAGCACTTCCCAGTCTGCCACATGACATGCCCTCTGCCAGCTTGGCCACACTGAGCAG tcatggcagcaGTAGTCATTCCTCAGTGCTCGGCTCCAGCTCTCTCACT TACACCAGTGTGGACAGTAGTGTGAGCTCTCTGGCGCCCTCGTCTGGCTCCTACTCAACTGGCCAGGCCCCGGCCCAGTCGCTGCACCAGGCCCAGTCGCTGCACCAGGCCCAGTCGCTGCACCAGGCTCAGTCGCTGCACCAGGCTCAGGCTCAGTCGCTGCACCAGGCTCAGGCTCAGTCGCTGCACCAGGCTCAGGCTCAGTCGCTGCACCAGGCCCAGGCTCAGTCGCTGCACCAGGCCCAGGCTCAGTCGCTGCACCAGGCCCCGGCCCAGTCTCTGCACCAGGTCAACAGCAGCATGGCTCACATCATGGGCACCATGAGCCACATGAACAGTATGGTCAGTAGCATGGGTGGCACCAGCGGGCTACACGCCAGCCAAGCACTGGGGCTCAGCGCCAATGGAACCACAGCCCAATCAAACCTCTCCTCGGCCCCCAGGACCGCACCACTGCTCTCCTCCTCAACTG GTAAAGCTCATCCTAACCTGTCCCAGGGAGGGCCCCCACTACTACCCAACCAGTACATCATGGGCCCAGGAGGCCTGCTGCCAGCCTACCCG CAGATCTATGGCTATGAGGACCTCCACATGCTGCAGTCCAGACTGCCTATG CCCTCTTTGCAGGATTATTATGGAATCACATTCCCTGGCCCCACAGCACTCTCTGGCAGAGATGGGAGCCTCGCCAATAACCCCTACTCAG GTGAAGTCACAAAGTTTGGCAGGGGTGACTCCACCTCCCCTGCACCCCCCAGCAACTTGTCAGCCCAACAGCAGCCCCAACAAGGCCAGACCCAGGCCCAGCCTCAACCCCCTCAGCCTCAAGGCCAGCCCCAGCCTCAGGGCCACCACAGCAGCCAGCAGCAGCAGGCCTTCCTCCCGCCGGGCTACAGCTACACGGGCCTGCCCTACTATCCCGGGATGCCCGGCGCTGCCTTCCAGTACGGCCACACCATGTTCATGCCCCAGGGACAAGGGCCAGCCAAACAGCATGGTGTGGGTCTGGGTAACCCCTCAGCAAGCCCCTTCCAGCAGCAGCCCAGCGGCTACGGCCAGCACACTTTTAGCTCAG GGTATGAGGACCTGACCCAGGGCCAAGCAGGGGTGGACTACAGCAAAGGCTACAGCAACTCATCCCAGAGTCAGGCCAAATCTGCTGCTACAGGTGCTGGTAAAG GCGGCATCTCTGTGACGTCAGGCAACACCGGGATCCCAGAAATCAGTGGCAGTGTTTACAACAAGACCCAG TCCTTTGATAAGCAGGGTTTCCATACGGGGACTCCCCCTCCCTTCAACCTGCCCTCAGCTCTGGGGGGTCCTGGAGGGGCCCCAGGGGGCTATGCTCCTGCCCCCTTCCTCCACATCCTGCAGCCTGCCCACCAGCAACCCCACTCCCAGATGCTGCACCATCACCTGGCTCAGGAcggacag GGCGGTCCTAGCCAGCGAGGCCAGTCTAGCAGCATCCAGCAGAAGAGCCAGGTCAACAAGTCCAGCTATGGCAGCTCCCCATACTGGGGCAACTGA